One segment of Nostoc flagelliforme CCNUN1 DNA contains the following:
- a CDS encoding acetamidase/formamidase family protein: MTHYILKASKETVHLGGFSHRLKPALIIDSGDTVDVETYTGYYVYDKAPPEFVTPEFLDICQNLLPERKIAGGPHLLTGPIYVRDAEPGDVLEVQLDAIAPSLPVGFNAIRTGWGALPHQFPQPALRFIPLDLANNIAEFPAGSGIKIPLKPFFGILGVATPETSRTSVPPGSYGGNIDNRELQAGSRLFLPIFVPGALFSIGDGHSAQGDGEVNVTAIETSMNGRITLKLRKDLQLTTPIAETPTHIITMGFAQTLDEALELALKNMIDFLERFINLSPEDAYVLCSLAVNFHITQVVNSPHKGVHGMLPKSIFSNNMNL, encoded by the coding sequence ATGACTCATTACATTTTAAAAGCTTCAAAAGAAACTGTGCATTTAGGTGGTTTTTCGCATCGGTTAAAACCAGCACTTATTATTGATTCAGGCGATACGGTTGACGTAGAAACTTATACTGGTTACTACGTTTATGACAAAGCACCACCTGAATTTGTCACACCAGAATTTCTCGACATCTGCCAAAATCTTCTACCAGAACGCAAGATTGCTGGGGGGCCGCATTTACTCACAGGGCCGATTTATGTGCGCGATGCAGAACCAGGGGATGTTTTAGAAGTACAATTAGATGCGATCGCACCTAGTTTACCCGTCGGCTTCAATGCAATTCGTACAGGTTGGGGAGCTTTACCCCATCAGTTTCCTCAACCTGCGTTGAGATTCATTCCTCTAGATTTAGCAAACAATATCGCGGAATTTCCGGCGGGTAGTGGCATAAAAATTCCTCTCAAACCGTTTTTTGGGATTCTTGGTGTTGCTACTCCAGAAACTTCTCGAACTTCTGTCCCACCAGGTTCTTACGGCGGTAATATCGACAATCGGGAACTGCAAGCTGGTTCTCGTTTATTTTTGCCGATTTTCGTACCAGGTGCATTATTTTCTATTGGTGACGGGCATTCTGCACAAGGAGATGGTGAAGTAAATGTCACCGCTATTGAAACTTCCATGAACGGTAGAATTACCCTCAAACTTCGCAAGGATTTACAACTGACAACACCAATAGCTGAAACTCCAACTCATATCATCACAATGGGCTTTGCTCAAACCTTAGATGAAGCCTTAGAACTGGCTTTAAAAAACATGATTGATTTTCTGGAACGCTTCATAAATTTATCGCCAGAAGATGCTTATGTATTGTGTAGTTTAGCTGTGAATTTTCATATCACTCAAGTTGTGAACAGTCCCCACAAAGGTGTGCATGGAATGCTACCAAAATCAATATTCTCCAATAATATGAATTTATAA
- a CDS encoding DUF4336 domain-containing protein — translation MTDDERIVNTQQINPKDFSWGLWPVVPLYPYGRRQTIRKEVVKDTIWNFDQIQGIFYVVVPIRMTVVKLEAGGLLIYAPVAPTPECIRLVNELVAEHGNVKYIILPTISGIEHKVFVGPFARYFPTAQVFVAPHQWSFPLNLPLSWLGLPPKRTQVLPEDSSKTPFADEFDYAMLGPIELGPGRFAEVAFFHKRSHTLLVTDSVLSISEDPPAIALLDPYPLLFHAKDDATDIVADIQVNRRKGWQRISLFALYFQPNALNIRQWSQVLQDALKAPERSKKAYFGLYPFKWHPDWQRSFDALRGDGRLFVAPILQTLILNRAPKETIDWADKVASWDFEWIIPCHFDSPIKAEPHQFRQAFSFLEKQPAVSAGLFSSSSYPLPEEDFKLLKEIDTGLNKFGIVPSAKEKV, via the coding sequence GTGACTGATGATGAACGCATAGTCAATACACAACAGATAAATCCAAAAGACTTCTCGTGGGGATTATGGCCTGTTGTGCCACTCTACCCTTATGGCAGGCGGCAGACAATCCGCAAAGAAGTAGTAAAGGACACAATTTGGAATTTTGACCAGATTCAGGGCATTTTCTACGTTGTTGTACCGATTCGCATGACTGTGGTTAAGCTCGAAGCCGGGGGTCTTCTTATCTATGCGCCTGTTGCACCAACCCCAGAGTGTATCCGGCTTGTGAATGAGTTGGTGGCGGAACACGGTAATGTTAAGTACATTATCCTCCCAACTATCTCCGGTATAGAACATAAGGTATTCGTCGGCCCCTTTGCCAGATACTTTCCGACTGCACAGGTGTTTGTGGCTCCCCATCAGTGGAGTTTCCCGCTAAATCTCCCACTTAGCTGGCTTGGTTTACCTCCAAAACGAACTCAAGTACTTCCAGAAGATAGTAGCAAAACACCCTTTGCTGACGAGTTTGATTATGCAATGCTGGGGCCCATCGAGCTTGGCCCTGGTCGGTTTGCAGAAGTTGCTTTTTTCCACAAGCGATCGCATACTCTTTTAGTAACAGATTCTGTACTTTCTATCTCAGAAGATCCACCTGCGATCGCACTTTTAGATCCATATCCTTTACTATTCCATGCCAAGGATGATGCTACTGATATTGTTGCAGATATTCAGGTAAATCGCCGTAAGGGTTGGCAGCGTATCTCGTTGTTTGCTTTGTACTTTCAACCAAACGCACTAAATATCCGCCAATGGAGTCAGGTATTGCAAGATGCCTTGAAAGCACCAGAACGCTCAAAGAAAGCTTATTTTGGATTGTATCCCTTTAAATGGCATCCAGATTGGCAGCGATCGTTTGATGCTTTGCGAGGTGATGGGCGTTTGTTTGTCGCGCCAATTTTACAGACGCTGATTCTCAACCGCGCACCGAAGGAAACCATTGACTGGGCTGATAAAGTTGCTAGTTGGGACTTCGAGTGGATTATTCCTTGCCACTTTGATTCACCGATTAAAGCCGAGCCGCATCAGTTTCGCCAAGCTTTCTCTTTTTTAGAAAAGCAGCCTGCTGTCAGTGCGGGTTTGTTCAGCAGTAGTAGCTATCCCTTGCCAGAGGAGGATTTTAAACTACTTAAAGAAATCGATACAGGTTTAAATAAGTTTGGCATTGTGCCATCAGCAAAGGAGAAAGTGTAA
- a CDS encoding GNAT family N-acetyltransferase, with amino-acid sequence MQNRTWQPPEFLQLNGEFVTLKPLIPERDMDTLYAASHGSPEKEAVWNYLFYGPFDCSSTMKDWMEKNLVSKSDPLTWTVFENSANIQVGIVALLAIAPNHGRAEIGHVWFTPAVHKSKVNTESQFLLLQHLFDHHSYRRVEWKCDSLNHASRTTATRMGFIYEGRFRQHMFVRGRNRDTDWFAMTDKEWLRCKSNFEKWLYSHENISLMELNNS; translated from the coding sequence ATGCAAAACCGAACTTGGCAACCACCGGAATTTCTTCAACTTAACGGTGAATTTGTAACACTCAAGCCATTAATTCCCGAAAGGGATATGGATACCTTGTATGCAGCTTCACACGGCAGCCCTGAAAAGGAAGCCGTCTGGAATTATCTATTTTACGGCCCATTTGATTGCTCTTCCACGATGAAAGACTGGATGGAAAAAAACCTAGTAAGTAAATCTGACCCTCTTACTTGGACAGTCTTTGAAAACTCAGCAAATATTCAAGTGGGAATTGTAGCATTACTTGCGATCGCACCAAATCATGGTCGTGCTGAAATTGGTCATGTATGGTTTACTCCCGCAGTCCACAAAAGTAAAGTCAATACAGAATCACAGTTTTTGCTACTTCAGCATCTTTTTGATCATCATTCTTATCGTCGAGTTGAGTGGAAATGTGATTCCCTCAACCATGCGAGTCGAACTACAGCTACAAGGATGGGATTCATTTATGAAGGACGTTTTCGACAACACATGTTTGTTCGTGGAAGAAACAGAGATACTGATTGGTTCGCAATGACAGATAAAGAATGGTTGCGCTGTAAAAGCAATTTTGAAAAATGGCTTTATTCCCACGAAAATATTTCATTAATGGAACTAAATAACAGCTAG
- a CDS encoding GTPase family protein, translating to MTEQRDADSPSTDSQQLSEPTDGATTKSVDNSWTNRIGGVWNKATTHLTQLLPVEQVAQTLVGWFSVSETQVAEILEKVRAELPTTEALLIGKPQAGKSSIVRGLTGVSAEIVGQGFRPHTQHTERYAYPSNDLPLLIFTDTVGLGDVKQDTQLIIQELVGDLKKETRSARILLLTVKINDFATDTLRQIAQQLRQKYPNIPCLLVVTCLHEVYPADTVDHPAYPPDYQEVNRAFVAIQQAFAGISDRSVLIDFTLEEDGYNPVFYGLEALRDSLAELLPEAEAQAIYQLLDQEEAGKQLGNLYRDAARRYILPFSIMSATLAAVPLPFATMPVLTALQVSMVGLLGKLYGQTVTPSQAGGVVSAIAGGFLAQAIARELIKFIPGFGSAIAASWAAAYTWALGEAACVYFGDLMGGKKPDPQKIQLVMQEAFQAAQERFKGIKR from the coding sequence ATGACTGAGCAACGTGATGCTGACTCACCGTCAACTGATTCTCAGCAATTGAGTGAACCGACTGATGGGGCAACTACCAAGTCGGTCGATAATTCGTGGACAAACCGCATTGGTGGTGTCTGGAACAAAGCAACAACACATCTAACGCAACTCTTACCCGTAGAACAAGTGGCACAGACGCTTGTTGGATGGTTTAGTGTGAGCGAAACTCAGGTTGCAGAGATTTTAGAGAAAGTTCGAGCCGAACTGCCAACCACAGAAGCCCTCCTAATAGGTAAACCCCAAGCTGGAAAAAGTTCAATTGTCCGGGGATTGACGGGAGTTTCTGCTGAAATTGTCGGTCAGGGATTTCGTCCTCACACGCAACATACAGAGCGCTATGCCTATCCTTCTAATGACCTGCCGTTACTGATTTTTACTGATACGGTGGGACTTGGGGATGTTAAACAAGATACTCAATTAATCATTCAGGAGTTAGTTGGCGATTTAAAAAAGGAAACTCGTTCTGCTAGAATCCTGCTTCTCACCGTCAAAATCAATGATTTTGCAACTGACACGCTACGACAAATTGCTCAACAGTTGCGCCAGAAGTATCCAAATATTCCCTGTTTGCTGGTAGTTACTTGCTTGCATGAGGTTTATCCTGCCGATACCGTCGATCATCCTGCCTATCCACCAGACTATCAGGAAGTTAACCGTGCATTTGTCGCAATCCAACAAGCCTTCGCAGGAATAAGCGATCGCTCTGTACTCATTGACTTTACCTTAGAAGAAGATGGCTATAATCCGGTATTTTATGGCTTAGAAGCACTGCGAGATTCCTTAGCAGAACTACTCCCAGAAGCAGAAGCGCAGGCGATTTATCAACTATTAGATCAAGAAGAAGCTGGGAAGCAACTTGGTAATCTTTACCGAGATGCTGCACGCCGTTATATTTTGCCATTTTCGATTATGTCTGCCACTCTTGCGGCTGTACCTCTGCCATTTGCTACAATGCCCGTACTCACTGCTTTGCAAGTATCAATGGTGGGATTGTTGGGTAAATTATATGGGCAAACAGTTACTCCATCTCAGGCGGGGGGCGTTGTAAGTGCGATCGCAGGTGGTTTTTTAGCACAGGCAATTGCACGGGAATTAATTAAATTTATACCAGGTTTTGGTAGTGCGATCGCAGCCTCTTGGGCAGCTGCCTACACCTGGGCACTAGGAGAAGCAGCCTGCGTTTACTTTGGTGATTTAATGGGAGGTAAGAAACCCGATCCCCAGAAAATTCAATTGGTGATGCAAGAAGCGTTTCAAGCGGCGCAAGAACGGTTTAAGGGAATCAAACGTTAA
- a CDS encoding addiction module protein has translation MASVEQVMKEALALPSAARALLAEKLVESLEFDVDETLQTLWTDEAKKRRDEVRSGAIEPIPGEEALARVRQILEQ, from the coding sequence ATGGCATCTGTTGAGCAAGTCATGAAAGAAGCCTTAGCTTTGCCCAGTGCAGCGAGAGCATTGTTGGCAGAAAAGCTGGTTGAAAGTCTTGAATTTGATGTAGACGAAACACTTCAAACACTGTGGACAGATGAAGCCAAGAAGCGTAGAGATGAAGTTCGCAGTGGTGCAATTGAACCCATTCCTGGAGAGGAAGCCTTAGCTAGGGTGAGACAAATTTTGGAGCAATGA
- a CDS encoding polysaccharide lyase family 7 protein yields MNTKFSKLSFTIAVSAAMIAGASVASPTVVSFGDATATSTSGSFVADNAIDKNKNTHWEADARGATWTAKFSSCQRVDDLVLNWYGTNKYTYSVQLSKDNGATWTTVVSNTSGKGNKDAQNVADQAANAIKIVGDSDSRLRIDELKVNSLGSTNGCTSSGTSNSSNGESSSTSNSSNGESSDTSNSSNGEVSGGNAQYPADVLDLSKWKITLPISLNSNSNKATEIKQPQLKTYSNSEYFRLNAAKNGVLLKAIAGGARTSTNTAYARSELREMQGDGTESAAWNCKNTDHGMYLEQTLLHTTTNKPEATIAQIHDSKNDLVMVKYFGPSFANGSTDIGKLEARFNNDTTKKLLDSTYKIGDPMTIDIAVRSGGNVTVNYKNLRSGVTSSTGTVKMTGIIGSCYFKAGIYIQACSKTDIYGNTNTVCVNKDLSADKYESDPYAYAEIELRNITLR; encoded by the coding sequence ATGAATACAAAATTTTCAAAGCTGTCTTTTACAATAGCTGTCTCGGCTGCAATGATAGCTGGTGCTTCTGTAGCGTCGCCTACCGTTGTGTCGTTCGGCGATGCTACTGCCACATCTACTAGTGGTTCGTTTGTTGCGGACAACGCTATTGACAAAAATAAGAATACCCACTGGGAGGCTGACGCCCGTGGTGCAACCTGGACTGCAAAATTCAGTAGCTGCCAGCGCGTAGATGATCTGGTGCTTAACTGGTACGGCACGAACAAGTATACCTACAGCGTACAGCTTTCCAAGGACAATGGTGCAACCTGGACTACTGTGGTCAGTAACACCTCTGGCAAGGGTAATAAAGACGCGCAAAACGTGGCCGACCAAGCCGCCAACGCGATCAAGATCGTGGGTGATAGCGATTCTAGATTGCGTATCGACGAATTGAAGGTTAATTCTCTGGGTTCGACCAATGGCTGTACGAGCAGTGGTACTTCAAATTCCTCAAATGGTGAGAGCAGTAGTACTTCAAATTCCTCAAATGGTGAGAGCAGTGATACTTCAAATTCCTCAAATGGTGAGGTCTCAGGTGGTAACGCTCAATACCCGGCCGATGTGCTTGACCTAAGCAAGTGGAAGATCACGCTGCCAATCAGCTTGAATTCCAACTCAAACAAGGCAACAGAAATTAAGCAGCCGCAACTCAAGACCTACAGTAATTCAGAATATTTTCGTCTGAATGCTGCGAAGAATGGTGTGCTTTTGAAAGCGATCGCTGGTGGCGCACGTACCAGCACAAATACTGCTTACGCCCGTTCGGAACTGCGTGAAATGCAGGGTGATGGAACGGAGTCTGCTGCTTGGAACTGTAAGAATACCGATCATGGCATGTACCTAGAACAGACCTTGTTACACACCACTACGAATAAGCCGGAAGCCACCATCGCGCAGATCCATGACTCAAAAAACGACCTCGTGATGGTGAAGTACTTCGGCCCGTCCTTTGCCAACGGCTCGACGGACATCGGCAAGCTTGAAGCTCGCTTCAACAACGACACTACTAAAAAGCTTCTCGACAGCACTTACAAGATCGGCGATCCGATGACTATCGACATTGCTGTTAGATCCGGTGGCAATGTTACCGTCAACTATAAAAACCTACGTTCAGGTGTAACCAGTAGTACTGGTACAGTGAAGATGACGGGTATCATCGGTTCCTGTTACTTTAAGGCGGGCATATATATTCAAGCTTGCTCAAAGACTGATATTTACGGCAACACCAACACTGTGTGTGTGAACAAGGACTTGTCTGCTGATAAATACGAGTCCGACCCTTACGCTTACGCAGAAATAGAACTACGCAACATTACCCTACGCTAA
- a CDS encoding PAS domain-containing hybrid sensor histidine kinase/response regulator, producing MPNVDKINFQVTDELEALRHRVAELEQSEIFYQQRQAALEEQVIELEKKLALALEYPYIQAVEYDIKRHFEQKTSTALNVSTDVAVILEQLQQEIAERQQVEASLRDSEERLRLALEVSQMGLWDWDIITNKVIWSGNYELLFGVLPGSFDSPYETFQKCVYPEDKQSVMQGIAHALEQKSDYNDEFRIVRSDQSVHWISAKGKFIYDDRGQAVRMIGVCMETTVCKQAVESTRELTTQVQEQANILNAILTASVDHIYIFDGRGCYQYVSHDAATILGFKPQDLVGKTLQDLDVPADLIEQVDNQRQAVMKTGQPIKDECKYVTADGVHYYEYILTPLRNSHQNIEGVITVSRDITEHKRAEKTLRESEARFRRLFESNLIGVAFWNVDGFIIDANDAFLQLAGYTRDEFATVGKINWKELTPIEYKDLDDRALLEVQTTGVSRIFEKEYLQRNGKRVPIVLGVALLNDSKNNGVAFVLDITDRKSVEKECDRLLEREMKARKEAEIANTLKDEFLAVLSHELRTPLNSVLGWSKMLRTRNFDERTTKHALETIERNAKLQTQLIEDLLDVSRILQGKLNLNTCPVTLVMVVEAALETVQLAAQAKSIQIQTIFDPTLGQVMGDPNRLQQVVWNLLSNAVKFTPAGGRVEIRLMEVGNQAQIQVSDTGKGISPEFLPYVFDYFRQADSTITRAFGGLGLGLAIVRKVVEMHGGKVQAESPGEGLGTTFTVELPLLVRSEQVTRGENESLDYEAESSLLSDTQVLVVDDEPDIRDLITFILQDYGVQVTAVSSAQEALEALSESVPDVLISDIGMPKTDGYMLMREVRSRSPEQGGNVPAIALTAYAGEMNQQQALAAGFQMHISKPVDPDVLVKAIVDLIN from the coding sequence ATGCCAAATGTTGATAAAATTAACTTTCAAGTCACTGATGAATTAGAAGCTCTGCGACATCGTGTAGCTGAGTTAGAGCAATCAGAAATATTTTATCAGCAAAGGCAAGCAGCACTTGAGGAACAAGTAATAGAGCTAGAAAAAAAACTGGCACTTGCACTAGAATACCCCTATATTCAAGCTGTCGAATATGATATCAAGCGGCATTTTGAACAAAAGACATCCACAGCCCTGAATGTGTCAACAGATGTGGCAGTTATTTTAGAGCAACTCCAACAAGAGATTGCAGAACGACAGCAGGTAGAAGCGTCGCTGAGGGATAGTGAAGAACGGCTCAGGCTAGCTCTAGAGGTTTCCCAGATGGGCTTGTGGGATTGGGATATTATTACCAATAAAGTCATCTGGTCTGGAAATTATGAATTACTTTTTGGTGTGCTTCCAGGTAGTTTTGATAGCCCTTACGAAACGTTTCAGAAGTGCGTTTATCCTGAAGACAAGCAATCTGTAATGCAAGGGATCGCCCACGCTTTAGAACAAAAGTCTGACTACAACGATGAATTTCGCATAGTGCGATCAGACCAAAGTGTACATTGGATTTCTGCCAAGGGAAAATTTATCTACGACGATCGCGGACAAGCAGTGCGAATGATCGGCGTTTGTATGGAAACTACTGTTTGCAAGCAAGCAGTAGAAAGTACTCGTGAACTCACAACCCAAGTGCAAGAACAGGCAAATATTTTAAATGCTATTCTCACCGCCTCAGTTGATCACATTTATATCTTTGATGGCAGAGGTTGCTATCAGTATGTCAGTCATGATGCAGCTACTATACTAGGTTTCAAGCCCCAGGATCTTGTCGGAAAAACTTTGCAAGACCTGGATGTACCCGCAGACCTTATAGAACAGGTAGATAATCAACGACAGGCTGTGATGAAAACTGGGCAGCCAATCAAGGATGAGTGTAAATATGTTACTGCTGATGGGGTGCATTATTATGAATACATCCTCACACCATTACGGAATTCTCACCAAAATATTGAAGGCGTAATTACAGTTTCTCGTGATATTACCGAACACAAACGGGCAGAAAAAACATTACGCGAAAGTGAAGCTAGATTTCGGCGTTTGTTTGAATCCAACCTGATCGGGGTCGCTTTTTGGAATGTGGATGGCTTTATTATTGATGCCAATGATGCCTTTCTCCAACTAGCTGGCTACACTCGTGATGAATTTGCCACTGTGGGTAAAATTAATTGGAAAGAACTTACTCCTATTGAATATAAAGATTTAGACGATCGCGCCCTTTTGGAAGTGCAAACCACTGGAGTTTCCAGAATTTTTGAGAAAGAATATCTCCAGCGCAATGGGAAACGAGTCCCAATTGTTTTGGGGGTAGCCTTGCTGAATGACTCCAAAAATAATGGTGTTGCTTTTGTACTAGATATTACCGATCGCAAATCAGTTGAGAAAGAATGCGATCGCCTCCTCGAACGGGAAATGAAAGCACGCAAAGAAGCAGAAATCGCCAACACACTTAAAGATGAATTTCTGGCGGTTCTCTCCCATGAACTGCGAACCCCACTTAACTCTGTTCTGGGGTGGTCGAAAATGTTGCGAACTCGTAATTTCGATGAAAGAACCACTAAACACGCCTTGGAAACCATTGAACGCAACGCCAAGTTACAAACTCAGCTAATTGAAGATTTATTGGATGTATCTCGCATCCTCCAAGGAAAATTAAACTTGAATACCTGTCCAGTTACTTTGGTAATGGTGGTTGAAGCAGCATTAGAGACAGTACAACTCGCAGCACAAGCCAAGTCAATTCAAATTCAGACGATATTTGATCCCACTTTGGGACAAGTGATGGGCGACCCAAATCGGCTTCAGCAAGTTGTGTGGAATCTACTTTCCAATGCGGTAAAATTTACACCAGCAGGCGGACGGGTAGAAATTCGACTGATGGAAGTTGGTAACCAAGCTCAAATTCAGGTCAGCGATACAGGTAAGGGAATTAGCCCAGAGTTTTTGCCTTATGTGTTCGATTACTTTCGCCAAGCTGATAGCACAATTACGCGGGCATTTGGTGGATTAGGTTTAGGATTAGCGATCGTGCGTAAGGTTGTAGAGATGCATGGGGGAAAAGTTCAAGCCGAAAGTCCTGGAGAAGGATTGGGTACTACTTTCACTGTTGAACTACCGCTTTTAGTTAGAAGTGAACAGGTGACGCGTGGAGAGAATGAGTCTTTAGATTATGAAGCTGAATCCTCGCTCCTTTCCGACACTCAAGTTTTGGTGGTGGACGATGAACCAGATATCCGCGACTTAATTACCTTTATTTTGCAAGACTACGGTGTACAAGTAACTGCCGTATCTTCAGCACAGGAAGCATTAGAAGCGCTGTCTGAGTCAGTACCAGATGTTTTAATTAGCGATATTGGAATGCCAAAGACAGACGGTTATATGCTAATGCGTGAAGTACGATCGCGATCGCCTGAACAAGGAGGAAACGTACCAGCGATCGCTCTGACAGCTTATGCAGGCGAAATGAATCAGCAGCAAGCATTAGCAGCAGGATTCCAAATGCATATTTCTAAACCAGTAGATCCAGATGTATTGGTGAAAGCGATCGTTGATTTGATTAATTAG
- a CDS encoding rhomboid family intramembrane serine protease codes for MIPISDNIRCRNKPIINYWLIGINIAVFFWELQLEFSGGLGYFVNSWGVIPAQISGAITNALFYNNAAWIIVIWRTFSLLVAIFLHGSFSQILGNLLFLWVFGKTVENILGHGRYLGLYLAAGAIASCVQVLAEPSLTVPLIGGNGAIASVLGAYIIKFPKAKIDTILPLIILYIPIQLPAFFYLFWWFVQQLFYGIGSLNIPPVGVNQSGGVFWGQVVAILIGAGFMRLKR; via the coding sequence ATGATTCCTATTAGTGATAATATTCGTTGTCGAAATAAACCGATTATTAATTACTGGCTGATTGGTATTAATATTGCCGTATTTTTCTGGGAGCTTCAACTAGAGTTTAGTGGTGGATTAGGTTATTTTGTTAATAGTTGGGGTGTAATTCCAGCCCAGATTAGTGGGGCAATTACAAATGCATTATTTTACAACAATGCTGCTTGGATAATTGTAATTTGGCGGACATTTTCACTACTTGTTGCAATATTCCTACATGGCAGTTTTAGTCAAATATTGGGAAATCTGTTATTCTTATGGGTTTTTGGTAAGACTGTCGAAAATATTCTGGGACATGGGCGCTATCTCGGATTGTATCTGGCTGCCGGCGCGATCGCTTCTTGTGTGCAAGTTCTGGCGGAACCGAGTTTGACAGTACCACTGATTGGGGGCAATGGCGCGATCGCATCTGTTTTAGGAGCATATATTATAAAGTTTCCTAAAGCTAAAATTGACACAATTTTGCCGCTAATAATCTTGTATATTCCAATTCAACTTCCAGCTTTTTTCTATCTATTTTGGTGGTTTGTACAACAATTATTTTATGGCATCGGCAGTTTAAATATTCCTCCTGTTGGCGTAAACCAATCGGGTGGTGTTTTTTGGGGACAGGTTGTGGCAATATTGATTGGTGCAGGTTTTATGCGTTTGAAGAGATAA